A window of the Streptomyces luomodiensis genome harbors these coding sequences:
- a CDS encoding DUF397 domain-containing protein yields the protein MSINPDLSTAAWRKSSYSNGDGGECVEVADNLPGLVPVRDSKNPDGPALIFPAGSWAAFLASFKA from the coding sequence ATGTCGATCAACCCGGACCTGAGCACTGCCGCGTGGCGCAAGAGTAGCTACAGCAATGGTGATGGCGGCGAATGCGTCGAGGTCGCCGACAACCTTCCCGGCCTCGTCCCTGTCCGCGATTCCAAGAACCCGGACGGCCCCGCCCTCATATTCCCCGCCGGATCGTGGGCCGCGTTCCTGGCCTCCTTCAAGGCATAG
- a CDS encoding MmyB family transcriptional regulator, whose protein sequence is MRAASGDFRRMGAEHEVAVKRTDRKTVIHPRVGRLLLDCETLVGLDRQQRLMVLTPADHESRERLRLLQVLGLQEFPQAYGTPSPDGDVAAS, encoded by the coding sequence GTGCGGGCGGCGAGCGGCGACTTCCGCCGGATGGGGGCCGAGCACGAGGTGGCGGTCAAACGAACGGATCGCAAGACCGTGATCCACCCACGGGTGGGCCGCCTGCTCCTGGACTGCGAGACGCTCGTCGGACTCGACCGCCAGCAGCGACTGATGGTGCTCACCCCCGCCGACCACGAGAGCCGCGAACGCCTGCGACTGCTCCAGGTGCTCGGCCTCCAAGAATTTCCCCAGGCGTACGGAACGCCGTCCCCGGACGGTGACGTCGCCGCCTCCTAG
- a CDS encoding helix-turn-helix domain-containing protein has product MTFQPRELFPDRSARDLFGAEVRRHREKADMSLRRLSEVLNYSKSHLARIEAAESLPYDDLPAKLDACFGTDGLFARLHALAKNEPFPGKYRRVVEIESRAVVIEQYISGSASGLLQTPKYAESLMRSVHPHAPHAEIEAMVKARVNRQALLDRPKPPRCWFILDEAVLRRSVGGPEVMRDQLASLIQRGTESHLSIQVLPFSAGEHSEMLGGALTLYTMPEGPQVAYEEGSRSGSIVEDREGVAVRRENYDLLRAMALSPRDSKAMIRAVMKDWTHVDQPGPEHCRVAQE; this is encoded by the coding sequence ATGACGTTCCAACCGCGCGAACTCTTCCCTGACCGCTCCGCACGCGACCTGTTCGGCGCGGAGGTCCGTCGCCACCGCGAGAAGGCGGACATGTCGCTGCGGCGGCTGTCCGAGGTACTGAACTACAGCAAGTCCCACTTGGCGCGCATCGAGGCGGCCGAATCGCTGCCGTACGACGACCTACCGGCGAAGCTGGACGCGTGCTTCGGCACGGACGGGTTGTTCGCGAGGCTGCACGCGCTCGCGAAGAACGAGCCGTTTCCCGGTAAGTACCGTCGGGTGGTGGAGATCGAAAGCCGGGCGGTCGTCATCGAGCAGTACATCAGCGGAAGTGCTTCCGGACTGCTCCAGACGCCGAAGTACGCGGAGTCATTGATGCGCAGTGTCCATCCGCATGCGCCGCACGCGGAGATCGAAGCGATGGTCAAGGCTCGTGTCAACCGGCAGGCGTTGTTGGATCGCCCCAAGCCGCCACGCTGCTGGTTCATCCTCGACGAGGCTGTACTGCGCCGCTCCGTTGGCGGGCCAGAGGTAATGCGTGATCAGTTGGCGTCTCTGATCCAGCGTGGGACAGAGTCACATCTGAGCATCCAGGTGCTTCCCTTCTCGGCGGGAGAGCATTCAGAGATGCTGGGCGGCGCGCTGACGCTCTACACGATGCCCGAGGGACCACAAGTGGCCTACGAGGAAGGCAGCCGGTCCGGGAGCATCGTCGAGGACCGAGAGGGAGTCGCAGTGCGCCGAGAGAACTACGATCTGCTCAGGGCCATGGCCCTCTCGCCTCGCGACTCGAAGGCGATGATCCGAGCCGTCATGAAGGACTGGACCCATGTCGATCAACCCGGACCTGAGCACTGCCGCGTGGCGCAAGAGTAG
- a CDS encoding SsgA family sporulation/cell division regulator, protein MTTVIDQAVQAQLIASTPESRAIPACLHYERNDPFAVHVSFPPSASLDGSAVEWTFGRELLAAGLRGPAGSGDVQMWPCGPQRTVLEFHAPEGMAMVQFDTGDLRRFLGRSYAVVPEGHEAGELDLDGGLASLLNDA, encoded by the coding sequence GTGACCACAGTCATCGACCAAGCCGTCCAGGCGCAGCTCATCGCGTCGACACCCGAGTCACGCGCGATCCCGGCGTGTCTGCACTATGAGCGGAACGACCCGTTCGCCGTCCATGTCTCCTTTCCGCCCTCGGCGTCCCTCGACGGCTCCGCCGTGGAGTGGACGTTCGGGCGGGAGCTGCTCGCGGCCGGGCTGCGGGGCCCGGCGGGCAGCGGGGACGTGCAGATGTGGCCGTGCGGACCGCAGCGGACGGTCCTGGAGTTCCACGCCCCGGAGGGCATGGCCATGGTCCAGTTCGACACCGGCGACCTCCGCAGATTCCTCGGCCGCTCGTACGCCGTCGTGCCCGAGGGCCACGAGGCCGGGGAGCTCGACCTGGACGGGGGGCTGGCATCGCTGCTGAACGACGCCTGA
- a CDS encoding GOLPH3/VPS74 family protein, translating to MPNGSLSLAASLYLLSYDPETGRPTGAHTALLVRAAALTELVQRGLLTDSDGSPCPVADALTGDQVLDGLLELIGESRPRSWQVWVGHHPRLTEHAVRDQMVAAGYVRQKGRRVLGLFPAKEYVLERPEQAAGMRDDAVRALHGGQPAADVSERDAALVTLAAAGELRTVVTATDAKVRKDRILELGERCGGMGPVLEKAIAQVRTALAAAVVTTMLTTTTVTTTT from the coding sequence GTGCCGAACGGCTCGCTCTCCCTCGCCGCCTCGCTCTACCTGCTCTCCTACGACCCCGAGACCGGCCGCCCCACCGGTGCTCACACCGCCCTCCTGGTCCGCGCCGCCGCCCTCACCGAACTCGTCCAGCGGGGCCTGCTCACCGACAGCGACGGCAGCCCCTGTCCGGTGGCCGACGCGCTCACCGGGGACCAGGTGCTCGACGGGCTGCTGGAACTGATCGGTGAATCCCGGCCACGCAGCTGGCAGGTCTGGGTGGGGCACCACCCGCGGCTCACCGAGCACGCGGTCCGCGACCAGATGGTGGCGGCCGGCTATGTGCGGCAGAAGGGGAGGCGGGTGCTGGGGCTGTTCCCGGCCAAGGAGTACGTGCTGGAACGGCCCGAGCAGGCGGCCGGGATGCGGGACGACGCGGTGCGCGCGCTGCACGGTGGGCAGCCGGCGGCCGATGTGTCCGAACGGGACGCGGCGCTGGTCACCCTCGCGGCCGCGGGCGAGCTGCGGACGGTGGTGACGGCCACGGACGCCAAGGTCCGCAAGGACCGGATCCTCGAACTGGGGGAGCGCTGCGGAGGCATGGGTCCGGTGCTGGAGAAGGCGATCGCGCAGGTGCGGACGGCGCTCGCCGCCGCCGTCGTCACGACCATGCTGACGACGACCACGGTCACGACCACGACCTGA